A genomic segment from Aspergillus puulaauensis MK2 DNA, chromosome 1, nearly complete sequence encodes:
- a CDS encoding uncharacterized protein (COG:S;~EggNog:ENOG410PQ34): MCAPEGMEIMGISDADNALITAEFVDLFSTLSTWEPKGNLLLDISVHSPSDSEHWFKYLTFEPDFSSDECGRSLCKKPMLAKLDNHQHGWIAGNRDSSPPSTGIHKVFDEIMGEGPFYNDEQENQWWQQLPLVPVVTGMLLRQQTRRRWKPTALAQIFSRLPQLKEIYYEPRREWYNIQQLWTDECAFQSLFESLDASQLRRLVLFENFNQQYPISFVSSVSECDAIRTPAFDVSQAVARTSLNLEHLSASFIVDASYFFDAREHSWRWPNLTSLALTSRLLAPDESPAEVDNMLQSAAAAAMKMSRLETIEIWNGREGLAMLFRYQLARGGRPAVITCRGTWEFALREPVVQAWEGVALNNHGQGCVIVKELLDNGVVIESHGDAIHHSSLVIRPVSLQQTRMEHRIRKRVNR, encoded by the exons ATGTGCGCGCCTGAAGGTATGGAGATTATGGGAATCAGCGACGCGGACAACGCCCTGATTACCGCAGAATTTGTGGATCTGTTCTCAACTCTCAGCACATGGGAACCGAAAGGCAACTTGCTACTTGATATAAGTGTCCACTCTCCCAGTGACTCAGAACACTGGTTCAAATATCTGACCTTTGAGCCTGACTTTTCTTCGGACGAGTGTGGCCGCTCTCTGTGTAAAAAGCCAATGCTGGCCAAACTCGACAACCACCAGCACGGTTGGATTGCTGGCAATCGAGACTCCTCCCCTCCAAGTACTGGCATCCACAAGGTTTTCGATGAAATCATGGGCGAAGGACCATTCTATAATGACGAACAGGAAAACCAGTGGTGGCAGCAACTGCCATTAGTCCCGGTGGTAACAGGTATGCTTTTACGACAACAGACCCGCCGACGATGGAAGCCAACGGCGTTGGCACAGATATTTTCACGTCTTCCACAGCTCAAGGAGATTTACTACGAGCCCCGGAGAGAATGGTATAATATTCAGCAGCTCTGGACGGATGAATGTG CTTTCCAATCGCTTTTTGAATCACTCGATGCTAGCCAACTACGGAGGCTCGTGTTATTCGAGAACTTTAATCAACAGTATCCAATCAGTTTTGTTTCTAGTGTTTCGGAATGCGACGCTATTCGAACCCCAGCGTTTGATGTCAGCCAGGCAGTCGCCAGAACCAGTCTCAATCTTGAACACCTCTCAGCGTCGTTTATTGTAGATGCGAGCTATTTCTTCGATGCTCGCGAGCATTCCTGGAGGTGGCCCAACTTGACTTCGCTTGCGCTGACTTCGCGCCTGCTAGCGCCTGATGAGAGTCCGGCCGAGGTTGATAACATGCTCCAAtcagcggcagcagcagccatgaAGATGTCAAGGCTTGAAACAATCGAGATATGGAATGGGCGAGAGGGATTGGCGATGCTCTTTAGATACCAGCTAGCTAGAGGAGGCCGGCCTGCTGTGATAACCTGCAGAGGAACATGGGAATTCGCCCTGAGGGAACCTGTAGTCCAGGCGTGGGAAGGCGTGGCACTGAATAATCATGGCCAGGGATGCGTTATTGTAAAGGAGCTACTGGACAACGGTGTGGTGATTGAGTCTCATGGTGATGCAATCCACCATTCGAGCCTGGTGATTCGGCCAGTTTCGTTGCAGCAGACTCGGATGGAGCACAGAATTCGTAAGAGAGTGAATAGGTAG
- a CDS encoding FAD synthase (COG:H;~EggNog:ENOG410PN2E;~InterPro:IPR002500,IPR014729;~PFAM:PF01507;~go_function: GO:0003824 - catalytic activity [Evidence IEA]) — MSNVGSGQKAEQQPRTAGRAGRRFRPEHSPQLPNSPSGLQLPLSSLFLSLNQHCVHVLNARSIDMTPPSAASVDPVPLQPRASTAADTMSSTAEPQPHSYLPQSIPSQHATSLTSVITSCHTRVQAFLAEFHEPNSLLARVQTRARTSLNIIDDSLQKYSLDEIALSYNGGKDCLVLLILFLAALNSKLPIDEIKRPLIPAMYVAEADPFTEMEDFVNWSKQIYHLDLARYTKNAQTTLRSGFEDYLDKNPSVKAIFVGMRRTDPHGTNLTNFDPTDSGWPDFMRIHPVVDWRYAEIWAFLRHLQLEYCSLYDKGYTSLGGLSNTHPNPSLWDPVKEEYRPAYELTDDDLERSGRH, encoded by the coding sequence ATGTCCAATGTTGGAAGCGGTCAGAAAGCAGAACAACAGCCTCGGACTGCGGGGAGGGCGGGGCGGAGATTCAGACCAGAACATTCTCCCCAACTCCCCAACTCCCCGAGCGgactccaactccctctttcctccctctTTCTAAGTCTTAATCAACACTGCGTCCATGTCCTGAACGCCCGCTCAATTGATATGACACCCccttccgcagcctccgTCGACCCTGTTCCCTTACAACCTCGCGCATCCACAGCCGCCGACACGATGTCATCTACAGCCGAGCCACAACCACATTCATACCTCCCACAGTCAATACCATCACAGCACGCAACATCCCTCACGTCTGTAATAACGTCCTGCCACACGCGAGTGCAAGCCTTTCTCGCCGAATTTCACGAGCCCAATTCCCTCCTCGCCCGTGTCCAGACCCGAGCCCGCACCTCCCTCAACATCATCGACGACTCACTCCAAAAATACTCCCTCGACGAAATCGCTCTCTCTTATAATGGCGGGAAAGACTGCCTCGTCTTACTcattcttttcctcgccGCGCTCAACTCGAAGCTCCCAATCGATGAAATAAAGCGCCCCTTAATCCCCGCAATGTacgtcgccgaggccgacCCTTTCACGGAAATGGAGGACTTTGTCAACTGGTCAAAACAGATCTACCATTTAGACCTCGCGAGGTATACAAAGAACGCGCAGACAACTCTTAGATCGGGGTTTGAGGACTACCTGGACAAGAATCCCTCGGTGAAGGCTATCTTTGTCGGCATGAGGCGGACGGACCCGCATGGCACCAACTTGACGAACTTCGACCCAACAGACAGCGGCTGGCCCGATTTTATGCGCATTCACCCCGTTGTTGACTGGCGTTACGCTGAAATCTGGGCGTTCCTTCGCCACCTTCAACTGGAGTACTGCTCCCTCTATGATAAAGGTTACACGAGCCTGGGCGGGCTCTCAAATACGCATCCGAACCCAAGTCTATGGGATCCGGTGAAGGAGGAATATAGGCCTGCGTATGAACTCACAGACGACGACTTGGAGCGGTCAGGCCGCCATTGA